A window of Clostridium botulinum BKT015925 contains these coding sequences:
- a CDS encoding NCS2 family permease gives MEKFFALKENNTDVKTEVLAGITTFMTMAYILIVNPAILSDAGMNSGAVFTATAISAVIATLIMGLYAKLPFAQAPGMGLNAFFAYNIVKQMGYSFEFALTAVLLEGLIFIALTAFNVREAIVDSIPINLKKSISVGIGLLIAFIGLSNAGVVLHPKDNSTILAIGNITSGEALLAIIGILISGILLAKNIRGALLIGIIITTIIGIPMGITHLPTAIFSAPPSIKSIAFKFQWQHIFTVQMAIALFTLLFMDMFDTVGTLVGVATKAKMLDEDGRVPNVKKALFSDAIGTTLGACLGTSTVSTFVESASGVAEGGRTGLTAVSTAIMFAIALFLSPLFAIIPSAATAPALVLVGLFMMEPIKEIDLVDFTEAIPAFFTIIMMPLAYSISDGIAFGIVSYIFLKALTGKYKEVTLTTYVVGILFILKFFIPA, from the coding sequence ATGGAGAAATTTTTTGCATTAAAAGAGAATAATACCGATGTGAAAACAGAAGTTTTAGCTGGTATAACTACTTTTATGACAATGGCATATATACTTATTGTAAATCCAGCCATACTTTCTGATGCAGGAATGAATTCAGGGGCGGTATTTACAGCGACAGCAATATCAGCAGTTATAGCAACACTAATCATGGGCCTTTATGCAAAGTTACCTTTTGCACAAGCACCAGGAATGGGATTAAATGCTTTCTTTGCATATAACATAGTTAAGCAAATGGGATATAGCTTTGAATTTGCATTAACAGCAGTTTTATTAGAAGGTCTTATATTCATAGCATTAACAGCTTTCAATGTACGCGAAGCTATAGTTGATTCTATACCAATAAACTTAAAAAAATCTATTTCCGTTGGAATTGGACTTCTAATTGCTTTTATTGGGCTTAGTAATGCGGGTGTTGTATTACATCCAAAAGATAATAGTACAATATTAGCTATTGGCAACATAACATCTGGTGAAGCTCTACTTGCTATAATAGGAATATTGATAAGTGGAATTTTACTTGCTAAAAATATTAGAGGAGCATTACTTATAGGAATTATCATTACTACTATAATTGGTATACCAATGGGTATAACACATCTTCCTACAGCAATTTTTAGTGCGCCACCATCAATAAAATCAATAGCATTTAAATTTCAATGGCAACATATATTTACTGTACAGATGGCAATAGCTTTATTTACATTATTATTTATGGATATGTTTGATACAGTAGGAACTTTAGTTGGAGTTGCTACAAAAGCAAAAATGTTAGATGAAGATGGAAGAGTTCCAAATGTAAAAAAAGCATTATTCTCAGATGCTATAGGAACCACTTTAGGAGCTTGCCTTGGAACTAGTACAGTAAGTACTTTTGTTGAAAGTGCATCAGGAGTTGCCGAAGGGGGTAGAACGGGACTTACAGCAGTATCAACAGCTATAATGTTTGCAATAGCATTATTCTTATCACCTTTATTTGCAATAATTCCATCAGCAGCTACAGCACCAGCTCTTGTACTTGTAGGACTTTTCATGATGGAGCCTATAAAAGAAATAGATTTAGTAGATTTTACAGAAGCTATTCCAGCTTTCTTTACAATAATAATGATGCCTTTAGCATATAGTATATCTGATGGTATAGCATTTGGAATAGTTTCATATATATTCTTAAAAGCGTTAACAGGAAAATATAAAGAAGTTACTCTAACAACGTATGTGGTTGGAATATTATTTATATTGAAATTCTTTATACCAGCTTAA
- a CDS encoding AIM24 family protein yields the protein MFNFKVHQELTCVAEGEGQFYALAGAMIASQGNFNAEKVLLDPNENRSILGSFINLAARKITGENIQIMKVNGSGRYYMANKSQHVSVIKLNQGQSISVEGENLLAFTGDCKYGVRFIGSGVISQKGMFTSKLTGVAENAQVSITTEGNPLILETPCTVDPDAVICWTGSDPNFKTDISWKNFVGQSSGESYFLEFNSYGETVIVQPSERISGLEVAID from the coding sequence ATGTTTAATTTTAAAGTCCATCAAGAATTGACATGTGTTGCGGAGGGGGAAGGACAATTTTATGCTCTTGCAGGGGCTATGATTGCAAGTCAGGGTAATTTCAATGCAGAAAAGGTATTGTTAGATCCTAATGAAAATAGAAGTATTTTAGGATCCTTTATTAATCTTGCAGCTAGGAAAATTACTGGAGAGAACATACAAATAATGAAGGTTAATGGTAGTGGAAGATATTATATGGCAAATAAATCTCAGCATGTTAGTGTTATTAAGCTTAATCAAGGACAAAGTATATCTGTTGAGGGAGAAAATTTATTGGCTTTTACGGGAGATTGCAAATACGGAGTTAGATTTATAGGAAGTGGAGTTATATCTCAAAAGGGTATGTTTACATCTAAGTTAACTGGAGTAGCGGAAAATGCACAAGTTTCAATAACTACAGAGGGAAATCCTCTTATATTAGAAACTCCTTGTACTGTTGATCCAGATGCAGTTATATGTTGGACAGGCTCTGATCCTAATTTTAAAACGGATATTAGTTGGAAAAATTTTGTTGGACAATCATCCGGAGAATCTTATTTTCTTGAGTTTAATAGTTATGGAGAGACTGTAATAGTTCAACCATCAGAAAGAATAAGCGGACTTGAAGTTGCTATAGATTAA
- a CDS encoding YceG family protein, which translates to MININKFINSYPKSSENILDDLNTPLNKRTGFINGKSPIIPIYFYRFIGLLNDETDYYTNIKNLNKSLAFLKDSYLTFLSTISAKNNPQITNIFQSLWINYKLQDFDYKNTKVLIKIFKENKLLPILNSTLLNSSLEESLNFILELYIKKESSVTMTKLKNFSIKLVLWINEFVPNLFKNFNMSSKSINNIINPKIIYIGNIKKHEVYFLIFLSKLGCDILYMNSPDDGDFSIIDNDEIYSKTLNLNNKTSLDISKINTLIKTNLINTNYENSTAPSFDLEKYINTSIKSSLKTSKNIFKDICSSLNDRTDFLGENSPYIPCYFYRYIGSLENKVEYFNSLFKFNKHLENFNSLYLNFFDDIPIENNLELINKTAHIWTSISKSKTDFKSPSALPWLMDLLITNNVFPDLREPVINSSIIKSFYTTLELYINNETNLNFSKIKNFILKILIWIYKYVPDLYKKFDYLKNTATTTYNPKILYYGNLKKHEAYFLIFLSLMGSDVIYINSKDDTAFQNIDKNNDFSNIINLGNSIDIEPFPKEELITRHETIAFQASSEIEKVLYNTKDGLFKPWQFENYNITPLTLKTTYDELKLLWNEECRIRPGFNIENNTVYIPNLFAKISGVHRDIDIYWNELKNLKSTENTLFIYDIPYTKDSYANYDLYSLDYCLKNGLVDKENLLKHRLYKFAYLKTSLQNVIIDKINLLLKLNIFNTPIDTDFKLKILITILNLDNSILELIQKFDYPFEIPKILIYHNNNNVPSTEDAIILAFLNLMCFDIAIFTPTGYNNIECNISEHFYDIYKLEEVKFNLNIPNLNSIRKFKDRSTSFWSNLFK; encoded by the coding sequence ATGATTAATATAAATAAATTTATAAATTCGTATCCCAAATCATCTGAAAATATTTTAGATGATTTAAATACACCACTTAATAAAAGAACTGGCTTTATAAATGGGAAATCTCCCATTATACCTATTTATTTTTATAGATTTATAGGACTTCTTAATGACGAAACTGACTACTATACTAATATAAAGAATCTAAATAAATCTTTAGCTTTCCTTAAAGATTCTTATTTAACCTTTTTATCCACAATCTCAGCTAAAAATAATCCACAAATAACAAATATTTTTCAATCATTGTGGATTAATTATAAATTACAAGACTTCGATTATAAAAACACAAAAGTTTTAATAAAAATTTTTAAAGAAAATAAGCTATTGCCAATACTTAATAGTACTCTATTAAATTCTTCCCTTGAGGAATCTTTAAACTTTATATTAGAGTTATATATAAAAAAAGAATCTAGTGTAACCATGACTAAATTAAAAAACTTTTCTATTAAATTAGTTTTATGGATAAATGAATTTGTTCCAAATCTTTTTAAAAACTTTAATATGTCCTCTAAATCAATTAATAATATAATAAATCCCAAAATTATATATATAGGAAATATAAAAAAACATGAAGTTTATTTTTTAATATTTTTATCTAAATTAGGTTGTGATATTTTATATATGAATTCACCAGATGACGGTGACTTTTCAATAATTGATAATGATGAAATCTACTCTAAGACTTTAAATTTAAACAATAAAACTTCATTAGATATATCAAAAATTAATACACTTATAAAAACTAATTTAATTAACACTAACTATGAAAATTCAACTGCACCATCCTTTGATTTAGAAAAATACATAAACACATCTATTAAATCTTCCTTAAAAACATCAAAAAATATTTTTAAGGATATATGTTCTTCATTAAATGACAGGACTGATTTTTTAGGTGAAAACTCTCCTTATATACCTTGTTACTTTTACAGATATATAGGTTCACTAGAAAATAAAGTAGAATATTTTAATAGTTTATTTAAATTTAATAAACATCTTGAAAATTTTAATAGCTTATATTTAAATTTTTTCGATGATATTCCAATAGAAAATAATTTAGAATTGATAAATAAAACAGCACATATATGGACAAGTATTTCTAAATCTAAAACGGACTTTAAAAGTCCATCAGCCTTACCTTGGCTAATGGACCTATTAATAACTAATAATGTATTTCCCGATTTGAGAGAACCTGTTATAAACTCATCCATAATAAAAAGCTTTTATACTACTTTAGAACTTTATATAAATAACGAAACAAATTTAAATTTTAGTAAAATAAAAAACTTTATATTAAAAATTCTTATATGGATATATAAATATGTTCCTGATTTATATAAAAAGTTTGATTATCTTAAAAACACAGCAACCACTACATATAATCCTAAGATATTATATTATGGAAATTTAAAAAAACATGAGGCATATTTTTTAATATTTCTTTCATTAATGGGTTCTGATGTTATATATATTAATTCTAAAGATGATACAGCATTTCAAAATATTGATAAAAATAACGATTTTTCCAATATAATTAACCTCGGAAACTCAATTGATATAGAACCATTTCCAAAAGAAGAGCTTATAACAAGACATGAAACCATAGCCTTTCAAGCATCTTCTGAAATTGAAAAAGTACTTTACAATACAAAGGATGGTCTTTTTAAACCTTGGCAGTTTGAGAATTACAATATAACTCCTTTAACCTTAAAAACAACATATGACGAACTAAAACTACTTTGGAATGAAGAGTGTAGAATTCGACCAGGTTTTAATATAGAGAATAATACTGTATATATTCCTAATTTATTTGCTAAAATTAGCGGTGTTCATAGAGATATTGATATATATTGGAATGAACTTAAAAATTTAAAATCCACTGAAAATACTTTGTTTATATATGATATTCCTTACACAAAAGATTCTTATGCAAACTATGATCTATATAGTCTAGATTATTGTTTAAAAAATGGTTTAGTAGATAAAGAAAACCTGCTTAAACATAGACTCTATAAATTTGCTTACTTAAAAACTTCATTACAAAATGTTATAATAGATAAAATAAATTTATTATTAAAGTTAAACATTTTTAATACTCCTATAGACACAGATTTCAAATTAAAAATTTTAATTACAATATTAAATTTAGATAACTCTATACTAGAATTAATACAAAAGTTTGATTATCCTTTTGAAATACCAAAGATTTTGATATATCACAATAATAATAATGTACCAAGCACTGAAGATGCTATAATTTTAGCTTTTTTAAATCTTATGTGCTTTGATATAGCTATATTTACTCCTACAGGATACAATAATATAGAATGTAATATTTCTGAACACTTCTATGATATTTATAAATTAGAAGAAGTTAAATTTAACTTAAATATACCTAATTTAAATTCTATAAGAAAATTTAAAGATAGATCTACTTCATTTTGGTCTAATCTATTTAAATAA
- a CDS encoding TerD family protein, translated as MNFNINEESRFIKKSTEKKYGNLLVDTTIKEDRGIIDLTNTNSNKSTYSSNINLKSLTLNSIEAVDEIAATKIKKINTQNNNKELIKNNNSITLRKGEKVFINSNKKNIFKLLIVLDWDIEYKGNYPIDLDTSVFMVDANGNTKDENFIFYGNTKSLDNAVKLGEDYNTGIKKKYKEAIQVDLETISENVKKLAFTVTIYEGEKRQQNFSKILKGYFRVIDIESKSEIFSYRFNDGLNKETAVVIAEIYRYEEFWKLNPVGDGFYGGLGALCNNYGIETQ; from the coding sequence ATGAATTTTAATATAAATGAAGAAAGTAGATTTATTAAAAAATCTACAGAAAAGAAGTATGGAAATTTACTTGTAGATACTACTATTAAAGAGGATAGAGGTATTATAGATTTAACTAATACAAATTCAAATAAAAGTACATATTCATCAAATATTAATTTAAAATCATTAACATTAAATAGCATTGAAGCAGTAGATGAAATAGCAGCCACGAAAATAAAAAAAATTAATACTCAAAATAACAATAAAGAATTAATTAAAAATAATAATAGTATTACACTAAGAAAAGGGGAAAAGGTTTTTATTAATTCAAATAAAAAAAATATATTTAAATTATTAATAGTATTAGATTGGGATATAGAGTATAAAGGAAACTATCCAATTGATTTAGATACATCAGTATTTATGGTAGATGCTAATGGTAATACAAAGGATGAGAATTTTATATTCTATGGAAATACTAAAAGCTTGGATAATGCAGTGAAATTAGGAGAAGATTATAATACAGGAATTAAAAAGAAGTATAAAGAGGCTATTCAGGTAGATTTAGAAACTATTTCAGAAAATGTGAAAAAGCTTGCTTTTACAGTTACTATATATGAAGGCGAAAAGAGACAACAAAATTTTTCTAAAATATTAAAGGGATATTTTAGAGTCATAGATATTGAAAGTAAAAGCGAAATATTTAGTTATAGATTTAATGATGGATTAAATAAAGAAACAGCTGTAGTAATTGCAGAAATATATAGGTATGAAGAATTTTGGAAATTAAATCCTGTAGGTGATGGATTTTATGGTGGGCTTGGTGCATTGTGTAATAATTATGGCATAGAAACTCAATAA